A region of Photobacterium sanguinicancri DNA encodes the following proteins:
- a CDS encoding TonB-dependent receptor domain-containing protein has translation MKKTLLAVALAPLFIQSQAFATETSTDDVMVVTANRFEQPVSSVLAPISVVTREEIEAIQAKALPEVLRRLPGVEVAQNGGLGQNASVYIRGANSNQTLVLVDGVRISSSIGGGVNFNRFPIGLVERVEVIRGPGAAKYGSDAIGGVINIITRSQQGDDTKQMTLGGGSRAYKEANFVAKSDVSDAGHLQVAAGFVQTDGYNVRPQPGKNDGVKHGYDSKNALVGYEHQLADNTKAYGSASWYENEAEYDSYGVKNFGYVRNQNVTAQLEHQAAAWQTQFSTNYQDTQSLNYSQSEGKDNASTRANSDMFNVQWANLYQLTEMLQLGGGLDWRREKLKDDALSYGSKHKLAGESRNNYGGYVSGLVELNQLTVEGNARYDKHDKYDNYATWSLATAYQINEQHRVRASYGTAFKAPTYSDLASKPELKPEESKNFELGASGYYEFMQWNLAAYDNKVDNLIIWYKGADGKFKSDNVDARIKGVELDVQFATGIVNHTVVADFKDHKDAKDVQLARRAKQNYKWIGDVAFGDATVSLTYLYTGKRLDLPTTAPTDDSYLPATSLWDLSATYQVTDALVVRGRVDNLLNEKYETAKGYPAPERAFYVNGSYQF, from the coding sequence ATGAAAAAAACGCTCTTAGCAGTGGCGTTAGCCCCTCTATTTATCCAAAGTCAGGCTTTTGCGACTGAAACATCAACCGATGATGTGATGGTGGTAACAGCGAATCGATTTGAACAACCCGTATCTTCTGTTTTAGCGCCGATCAGTGTTGTAACACGTGAAGAAATTGAAGCTATTCAAGCTAAAGCGCTACCAGAAGTATTGCGTCGCTTACCTGGTGTAGAGGTTGCACAAAATGGTGGCTTAGGACAAAACGCTTCAGTTTATATTCGTGGTGCAAATAGTAACCAGACACTAGTGCTTGTTGATGGTGTACGAATCAGCTCGTCAATTGGTGGTGGTGTTAACTTTAACCGTTTCCCTATTGGTTTAGTCGAGCGTGTTGAGGTCATCCGTGGTCCTGGTGCTGCAAAATATGGTTCTGATGCCATTGGTGGTGTAATCAATATTATCACTCGCTCTCAGCAAGGTGATGACACTAAGCAAATGACGTTGGGCGGTGGTAGTCGAGCATACAAAGAAGCGAACTTTGTTGCTAAATCTGACGTGAGCGATGCGGGTCATTTACAAGTGGCCGCAGGTTTCGTTCAAACGGATGGTTATAATGTGCGACCACAACCAGGTAAAAATGATGGTGTAAAGCATGGCTACGACAGCAAAAATGCACTAGTTGGTTATGAACATCAACTAGCTGATAACACTAAAGCCTATGGTTCAGCGAGCTGGTATGAGAATGAAGCTGAATATGATAGCTATGGTGTGAAAAACTTTGGTTATGTGCGAAACCAGAATGTCACCGCGCAGCTTGAACACCAAGCAGCAGCATGGCAAACGCAGTTTAGTACGAACTATCAAGACACCCAGTCACTCAATTACAGTCAGAGTGAAGGTAAAGATAATGCGAGCACTCGCGCAAATTCCGATATGTTCAATGTGCAGTGGGCGAACCTTTATCAACTAACAGAGATGTTGCAACTGGGTGGCGGACTTGATTGGCGCCGTGAAAAGCTAAAGGATGATGCCTTAAGTTATGGTTCAAAGCATAAGTTAGCGGGTGAAAGTCGTAATAATTACGGTGGCTATGTTTCTGGCTTAGTGGAATTGAACCAACTAACGGTTGAAGGTAATGCTCGTTATGACAAGCATGACAAGTACGATAACTATGCGACGTGGTCTTTAGCAACGGCATATCAAATTAATGAGCAGCACCGTGTGCGAGCGAGCTATGGCACTGCATTTAAAGCTCCAACGTATTCTGATTTAGCGTCAAAGCCTGAATTGAAGCCTGAAGAGTCTAAAAACTTCGAACTAGGTGCATCGGGTTATTATGAATTTATGCAATGGAATCTTGCAGCTTATGATAACAAGGTTGACAACTTAATTATTTGGTATAAAGGCGCAGATGGTAAGTTTAAATCTGATAATGTCGATGCTCGAATTAAAGGTGTTGAACTTGATGTTCAGTTTGCGACTGGCATTGTAAACCATACTGTTGTTGCTGATTTTAAAGATCATAAAGATGCGAAAGATGTTCAGCTCGCACGTCGTGCAAAACAGAATTATAAGTGGATTGGTGATGTAGCATTTGGGGATGCTACGGTAAGTTTAACTTACTTATATACAGGTAAGCGTTTAGACCTACCGACAACTGCTCCTACCGATGACAGCTATTTACCTGCGACAAGTTTGTGGGATCTATCGGCGACCTATCAAGTGACAGATGCTTTGGTTGTCCGTGGTCGTGTCGATAACCTGCTAAATGAAAAGTATGAAACGGCAAAAGGGTATCCAGCTCCAGAGCGCGCATTTTATGTGAACGGCTCATACCAATTCTAG
- the trmA gene encoding tRNA (uridine(54)-C5)-methyltransferase TrmA, whose amino-acid sequence MASTAVNPADYQLQLDEKAERIQNIFADFETPELEVFASPAEHYRMRAEFRVWHEGEDLYYAMFNQATREKYRVDQFPAASRLINDLMPLIIDALKPVQALRHKLFQVDFLSTLSGEILVSLLYHRQLDEAWEAEAKALKQRLNDEGFNLNLIGRARKQKIVLDQEHVIEKLKVHDRVLTYKQVENSFTQPNGEVAQKMLEWAVDCTQESEGDLLELYCGNGNFSLALAQNFERVLATELAKPSVDSAQFNIAVNNIDNVQIIRMSAEDFTDAMEGKREFRRLKDQNVDLQSYNCNTIFVDPPRSGMDEGTCRMVQGYERIMYISCNPDTLKENLAILSETHNITRFALFDQFPYTHHMEAGVLLERK is encoded by the coding sequence ATGGCATCCACCGCAGTTAATCCCGCTGATTACCAACTTCAGTTGGATGAAAAAGCAGAACGAATTCAAAATATCTTCGCAGATTTTGAAACGCCAGAGCTTGAGGTTTTTGCCTCACCTGCTGAACATTACCGTATGCGAGCAGAGTTCCGTGTATGGCATGAAGGTGAAGACCTTTACTACGCAATGTTTAATCAAGCGACCCGCGAAAAATACCGCGTGGATCAATTCCCAGCAGCCAGTCGTCTTATCAACGATTTAATGCCACTGATAATCGATGCGCTAAAGCCAGTTCAAGCACTGCGCCACAAGCTATTCCAAGTGGATTTCCTCTCGACGCTAAGCGGTGAAATTTTAGTTTCATTGTTATACCACCGTCAGCTAGACGAAGCATGGGAAGCAGAAGCTAAAGCCTTAAAACAACGCTTAAATGATGAAGGGTTTAACCTGAATCTAATTGGCCGTGCACGTAAACAGAAAATTGTTCTAGACCAAGAACATGTGATTGAAAAGCTGAAAGTGCATGATCGCGTACTCACATACAAACAAGTTGAAAACAGCTTTACTCAACCCAACGGTGAAGTAGCACAGAAGATGCTTGAATGGGCTGTGGACTGCACCCAAGAAAGTGAAGGTGATCTGTTGGAGTTATACTGTGGTAACGGTAACTTCTCACTAGCGCTAGCACAAAACTTTGAACGTGTTCTCGCCACAGAGCTAGCTAAACCATCGGTAGACTCTGCGCAGTTTAACATTGCCGTAAATAATATCGACAACGTTCAGATCATTCGTATGTCAGCAGAAGATTTTACGGATGCGATGGAAGGTAAGCGTGAATTCCGCCGCCTCAAAGATCAAAATGTCGATTTGCAGAGCTATAACTGCAACACTATCTTCGTTGATCCACCGCGCTCGGGTATGGACGAAGGCACCTGCCGAATGGTGCAAGGCTATGAACGTATCATGTACATTTCATGTAACCCAGATACGTTAAAAGAAAACTTAGCTATCTTAAGCGAAACACACAACATCACGCGTTTTGCTCTTTTTGATCAATTCCCATACACCCACCACATGGAAGCTGGTGTATTGCTGGAACGTAAATAA
- a CDS encoding YijD family membrane protein, with translation MNKEQVKAERKTLILSLLAGLCGNATLAVFTSSAVAFSVFPVIAFAMAVYCLYQEYLTKPMSEGTPAIAFACFLVGAFGYSSFLRAQMPEMGSNFLPLMISLGLLFWVAVKLGVMGKKEEAAA, from the coding sequence ATGAACAAGGAACAAGTAAAAGCTGAACGTAAAACATTGATTTTATCTTTGTTAGCGGGTTTATGTGGTAATGCAACGCTGGCGGTATTTACGTCAAGCGCCGTTGCTTTCTCCGTCTTTCCTGTTATCGCTTTTGCCATGGCAGTGTACTGCCTATACCAAGAATACTTAACAAAACCTATGTCTGAAGGCACGCCTGCAATTGCGTTTGCTTGTTTCTTAGTAGGTGCATTTGGCTATTCATCTTTCCTACGTGCACAAATGCCTGAAATGGGTTCAAACTTCTTACCACTAATGATTTCTCTTGGCCTATTGTTCTGGGTTGCGGTGAAACTTGGTGTGATGGGTAAGAAAGAAGAAGCGGCAGCTTAA
- the fabR gene encoding HTH-type transcriptional repressor FabR, with amino-acid sequence MGIRAQQKEKTRRSLIDAAFSQLSADRSFSSLSLREVAREAGIAPTSFYRHFKDMDELGLTMVDEGGLILRQLMRQARQRIAEEGSVIRTSVETFTEFIEGSPNVFRLLLRERSGTSTAFRAAVAREIQHFVAELAEYLEAKTGVTHDEAYTQAEASVTLVFSSGAEALDLDNHARAEHAERLIMQLRMIAKGAYWYRKERERRELRQKL; translated from the coding sequence ATGGGTATTAGGGCTCAACAAAAAGAAAAAACCCGTCGCTCGCTTATTGATGCTGCGTTTAGTCAGCTTAGTGCTGATCGTAGTTTTTCCAGCTTAAGTTTGCGTGAAGTTGCACGTGAAGCGGGGATTGCTCCCACCTCTTTTTATCGTCATTTTAAAGATATGGATGAGCTTGGCCTTACCATGGTTGATGAAGGTGGTTTGATTCTGCGTCAGTTGATGCGTCAGGCCCGCCAACGGATTGCCGAAGAGGGAAGTGTTATTCGCACTTCGGTTGAAACGTTTACTGAATTTATTGAAGGTAGTCCAAATGTATTTAGACTACTTTTGCGTGAACGCTCGGGAACATCTACCGCCTTTCGTGCGGCTGTAGCGCGCGAAATTCAACATTTTGTAGCGGAACTTGCCGAGTATTTAGAAGCCAAAACAGGGGTAACGCACGACGAGGCTTACACCCAAGCTGAGGCATCAGTTACATTAGTATTCAGTTCTGGCGCTGAAGCGTTAGATCTAGACAATCATGCGCGTGCTGAGCATGCCGAACGGCTGATCATGCAATTACGAATGATTGCAAAAGGTGCCTACTGGTACCGTAAAGAGCGTGAGCGTCGTGAGCTCAGGCAAAAACTATAA
- the sthA gene encoding Si-specific NAD(P)(+) transhydrogenase, with translation MTKKNRQTAQHFDAIVIGSGPGGEGAAMGLTKAGLNVAIIEREDSVGGGCTHWGTIPSKALRHAVSRIIEFNQNPLYCKNNSSLHSTFSQILGHAQDVVNKQTRMRQGFYDRNQCSILFGEASFVDSHTVQVRNKDGSHDLYHADTFVIATGSRPYQPADVDFNHSRVYDSDSILQLKHDPRHIIIYGAGVIGSEYASIFRGLGVKVDLINTRDRLLEFLDNEISDSLSYHLWNSGAMIRNGETYERIEGTEDGVILHLESGKKMRADCLLYANGRTGNTDRLQLDKVGLTPDSRGQLKVNQNYRTDVEHVYAVGDVIGYPSLASAAYDQGRYVAQAISNGEAQGSLIDHIPTGIYTIPEISSVGKTEQQLTADKVPYEVGRSQFKHLARAQIAGTEVGSLKLLFHRETKEILGIHCFGERAAEIIHIGQAIMEQKGEGNTIDYFVNTTFNYPTMAEAYRVAALNGLNRLF, from the coding sequence ATGACAAAGAAAAATCGACAAACCGCCCAACATTTTGACGCCATCGTAATAGGTAGCGGTCCTGGCGGTGAAGGGGCAGCGATGGGATTAACCAAAGCTGGCCTCAATGTCGCCATTATTGAACGCGAAGATAGCGTCGGTGGCGGTTGCACCCACTGGGGCACCATTCCCTCAAAAGCACTACGCCATGCCGTCAGTCGAATCATCGAGTTCAACCAAAACCCACTGTACTGCAAAAACAACTCTAGTCTGCACAGTACTTTCAGCCAAATCTTAGGCCATGCTCAAGACGTAGTGAACAAACAAACCCGTATGCGCCAAGGGTTTTATGACCGTAATCAGTGCAGCATTCTTTTTGGTGAAGCGAGCTTTGTTGATAGCCATACGGTACAGGTACGCAATAAAGACGGTAGCCACGATTTATACCATGCTGATACTTTTGTAATCGCCACAGGTTCACGCCCTTACCAGCCTGCAGATGTCGACTTTAACCACTCGCGAGTGTATGACAGCGACTCGATTCTGCAGCTCAAGCATGACCCTCGCCATATCATCATTTATGGTGCAGGTGTGATCGGCAGTGAATATGCGTCCATCTTCCGCGGGCTAGGTGTAAAAGTAGATTTAATTAATACTCGCGATCGCTTATTGGAATTTTTAGATAACGAAATTTCAGACTCCCTCTCTTATCACTTATGGAATAGCGGCGCGATGATCCGCAATGGCGAAACCTATGAGCGAATTGAAGGTACTGAAGATGGGGTGATTTTACACCTTGAGTCGGGTAAGAAGATGCGGGCTGATTGTTTGCTGTATGCCAATGGCCGCACAGGTAATACCGATAGGCTACAGCTTGATAAAGTGGGATTAACCCCAGATTCTCGCGGCCAACTCAAGGTTAATCAAAACTATCGCACCGATGTTGAACATGTTTATGCGGTTGGTGATGTTATTGGCTACCCTAGCCTTGCGAGTGCCGCTTACGATCAAGGTCGTTATGTCGCGCAAGCCATCAGTAATGGGGAGGCCCAAGGCAGTTTAATCGACCATATCCCGACCGGTATTTATACCATTCCTGAAATCAGCTCCGTCGGTAAAACCGAGCAGCAACTTACAGCTGACAAAGTGCCTTACGAAGTCGGTCGCTCCCAATTTAAACACCTTGCTCGCGCTCAAATTGCAGGGACTGAAGTTGGCAGTTTAAAACTATTATTCCACCGAGAGACCAAAGAGATCTTAGGGATCCACTGCTTTGGCGAAAGAGCTGCCGAGATCATTCATATCGGCCAAGCGATCATGGAACAAAAAGGAGAAGGAAATACGATCGATTATTTCGTGAATACCACCTTCAACTACCCAACCATGGCCGAGGCTTATCGCGTTGCTGCGTTGAATGGCCTAAATCGCTTGTTCTAA
- the cysQ gene encoding 3'(2'),5'-bisphosphate nucleotidase CysQ: protein MELSNLIPSVIEIARASGQVILDIYQRGQFEKQIKHDNTPVTSADIAAHKLIVAQLSELTPDIPVLSEEDASIPLAERSQWDRYWLVDPLDGTQEFIAGSGDFATIIALVENNQPKMGVVYAPISGVTYYAYQGKGAWKITPDGETFRIATHKHELPTQSIAVAISRRQNIQAITDRLDPALNYDLVPLGSAALKACLVAEGAVDCYLRLGPTGEWDTAATQCIVEEAGGRILNTHLTPLSYNERNTLENPNFITLGDEHLPWAKILTPDDRMMDAV from the coding sequence ATGGAATTGTCGAATTTAATCCCTTCAGTAATAGAAATTGCTCGTGCTTCAGGCCAGGTGATCCTCGATATTTATCAACGTGGCCAGTTTGAAAAGCAAATCAAACACGATAATACACCAGTGACGAGTGCGGATATTGCTGCGCATAAATTGATCGTAGCGCAACTTTCAGAGCTCACGCCAGATATCCCTGTATTATCAGAAGAAGATGCCAGTATTCCGTTAGCAGAGCGTAGCCAATGGGATCGTTATTGGTTAGTTGACCCTCTGGATGGTACCCAAGAGTTTATTGCTGGCAGTGGTGACTTTGCGACTATCATTGCATTGGTGGAAAATAATCAACCTAAGATGGGGGTGGTGTATGCGCCCATTTCTGGGGTGACGTATTACGCTTATCAAGGTAAAGGCGCCTGGAAGATCACTCCCGATGGTGAAACCTTCCGCATTGCGACCCATAAGCATGAGTTACCAACCCAGTCGATTGCAGTAGCCATTAGCCGTCGTCAAAATATTCAAGCGATCACCGATCGATTAGATCCAGCGTTAAACTATGACTTAGTACCATTAGGTTCAGCGGCACTAAAAGCGTGCTTAGTTGCTGAAGGGGCTGTGGATTGTTATTTACGTTTAGGCCCGACAGGTGAATGGGATACCGCGGCGACACAATGCATTGTTGAAGAAGCTGGTGGTCGGATTTTGAATACGCATCTAACACCGTTGTCTTATAATGAGCGAAATACGCTAGAGAACCCTAACTTCATTACATTAGGGGATGAGCATTTACCGTGGGCCAAGATCCTCACACCTGACGATCGGATGATGGATGCGGTCTAG
- the nudE gene encoding ADP compounds hydrolase NudE, which translates to MAADNNKPQILSTEVVAQSRLFKIESLDLRFSNGVERTYERMKPSGRHAVLVVPVTAEGDLLLVREYAAGTDRYELGFPKGLIDPGESAVEAANRELKEEIGFGANTLTPLKEVVLAPSYFSSKMTLFLAQGLYPEQLEGDEPEPLELVRWPVNQGEELINHLDFAEARSITALFLALKQLAD; encoded by the coding sequence ATGGCAGCTGATAACAACAAACCCCAAATTCTATCGACAGAGGTTGTTGCACAATCTCGATTATTTAAAATTGAGTCGCTTGATTTGCGTTTTTCTAATGGGGTGGAACGTACATATGAACGCATGAAGCCGAGTGGCCGTCATGCAGTATTGGTCGTCCCTGTTACAGCTGAAGGCGATCTCTTATTAGTGCGAGAATATGCTGCTGGTACCGATCGTTATGAGCTGGGTTTTCCAAAAGGGTTAATTGATCCGGGTGAAAGTGCAGTTGAAGCTGCGAATAGAGAATTAAAAGAAGAAATAGGTTTTGGTGCTAATACGCTGACGCCATTGAAAGAGGTGGTGCTAGCACCATCGTACTTCTCTAGTAAAATGACCCTTTTTCTGGCGCAAGGTTTGTACCCTGAACAGCTAGAAGGGGATGAACCCGAGCCACTGGAATTGGTTCGTTGGCCCGTCAATCAAGGTGAAGAGCTAATTAACCATCTGGATTTTGCAGAAGCGCGCAGTATCACAGCATTGTTTTTAGCCTTAAAGCAATTGGCTGACTAA